A genomic stretch from Desulfolutivibrio sulfodismutans DSM 3696 includes:
- the rd gene encoding rubredoxin: protein MDRYVCNICGYVYDPKDGDPDNGVKPGTKFEDLPEDWVCPVCGAAKDEFTKE, encoded by the coding sequence ATGGACAGATATGTCTGCAACATCTGCGGCTATGTGTACGATCCCAAGGACGGCGATCCGGACAACGGGGTCAAACCCGGAACCAAATTCGAAGACCTCCCCGAGGACTGGGTCTGTCCGGTGTGCGGCGCTGCCAAGGACGAGTTCACCAAGGAATAA
- a CDS encoding FprA family A-type flavoprotein, which yields MKPVEIVKDVHWVGSVEWDCRNFHGYSTSPLGTTYNAYLIRDEKVTLFDTVKAEFTNELLCKIAHLVKPGDIDYIVVNHVEMDHSGALPEIVAQVKPEKIFCSPMGERALKAHFDVTGWPIQVVKTGDAISIGTRTLSFLETRMLHWPDSMATYIPEDKILITNDAFGQNIASSERFADEVDRSELHRQMVRYYANIVLPFSPITQKIIAQIESMGLAIDYLLPDHGVMFRGADVAYAIEAYKAFAAQKPTKKAVVVYDTMWHSTEKMAEAIATGLMSEGLSVKIMNLHVVDHSDVMEEVLEAGAVVVGSPTHNNGMLPRVADMLTYMKGLKPQNKIGGAFGSYGWSGEAVKAVAEALSAMGMEMPTEPLRSLYVPRHEELAKYVEMGRTIGQAVVAKAG from the coding sequence ATGAAACCCGTTGAAATCGTCAAAGACGTCCACTGGGTCGGGTCCGTGGAATGGGATTGCCGCAATTTCCACGGCTATTCCACCTCCCCCCTGGGCACCACCTACAATGCCTATCTCATCCGCGACGAGAAGGTCACCCTGTTCGATACGGTCAAGGCCGAATTCACAAACGAACTGTTGTGCAAAATCGCCCACCTGGTCAAACCCGGGGACATCGACTACATCGTGGTCAACCATGTGGAGATGGACCATTCCGGAGCCCTGCCGGAGATCGTGGCCCAGGTCAAACCGGAGAAGATCTTCTGCTCCCCCATGGGCGAGCGGGCCCTGAAAGCGCATTTCGACGTGACCGGCTGGCCCATCCAGGTCGTCAAGACGGGCGACGCCATAAGCATCGGCACGCGCACCCTGTCCTTTTTGGAAACCCGCATGCTGCACTGGCCCGACAGCATGGCCACCTATATCCCCGAAGACAAGATCCTCATCACCAACGACGCCTTCGGCCAAAACATCGCCAGCAGCGAACGCTTTGCCGACGAGGTGGACCGCTCCGAGCTGCATCGCCAGATGGTCCGCTATTACGCCAACATCGTGCTGCCGTTTTCGCCCATCACGCAAAAGATCATCGCCCAAATCGAATCCATGGGACTGGCCATCGACTATCTCCTGCCGGACCACGGGGTCATGTTCCGGGGGGCCGACGTGGCCTACGCCATTGAGGCCTACAAGGCCTTCGCCGCCCAAAAGCCCACGAAAAAGGCCGTGGTGGTTTACGACACCATGTGGCACTCCACGGAAAAGATGGCCGAGGCCATCGCCACCGGCCTTATGTCCGAAGGCCTGTCCGTCAAGATCATGAACCTGCACGTCGTCGACCACAGCGACGTCATGGAAGAGGTGCTGGAGGCCGGGGCCGTGGTGGTGGGGTCGCCCACCCACAATAACGGCATGCTGCCCCGGGTGGCGGACATGCTGACCTACATGAAGGGCTTAAAACCTCAGAACAAGATCGGCGGAGCCTTCGGCTCCTACGGCTGGAGCGGCGAGGCCGTCAAGGCCGTGGCCGAGGCGCTTTCGGCCATGGGCATGGAGATGCCGACCGAGCCCCTGCGTTCCCTGTATGTCCCCAGGCACGAGGAGCTGGCCAAATATGTGGAGATGGGCCGGACCATCGGCCAGGCCGTGGTCGCCAAGGCGGGCTGA
- a CDS encoding HU family DNA-binding protein, which produces MAKADLIEKVQVKAGFETKAAAGKALDAVVEVIRDALSAGETVTLTGFGSFKVSERAARTGRNPQTGKEIKIPASKAVKFTVGKALKEAVK; this is translated from the coding sequence ATGGCCAAAGCTGATTTGATCGAAAAGGTACAGGTTAAAGCGGGATTCGAAACCAAGGCGGCTGCCGGCAAGGCTCTCGACGCCGTGGTCGAGGTCATCCGGGACGCCCTGTCCGCCGGGGAAACCGTGACCCTGACCGGGTTCGGATCCTTCAAGGTTTCCGAGCGCGCCGCCCGTACCGGCCGCAACCCCCAGACCGGCAAGGAGATCAAGATTCCCGCTTCCAAGGCGGTGAAGTTTACCGTGGGCAAGGCCCTCAAGGAAGCAGTGAAGTAG
- a CDS encoding MucR family transcriptional regulator codes for MEEYLKSALEIVKAQASVRNMTDEEITSMVKRLAGGIREISEGCSASESAPGLGLDPKKAIKEKTVTCLECGKAFKVITKKHLGSHGLTPEEYKEKHGLKKGTPLVCKALQRDRRKKMKEMRLWEKKAQKAAK; via the coding sequence ATGGAAGAGTATTTGAAAAGCGCCCTGGAGATTGTGAAAGCGCAGGCTTCCGTGAGAAACATGACCGATGAGGAGATTACCTCCATGGTCAAAAGGCTCGCAGGCGGCATCCGGGAGATCAGCGAAGGATGCAGTGCAAGCGAGAGTGCGCCGGGACTTGGACTTGACCCCAAAAAGGCGATAAAGGAAAAGACCGTCACCTGTCTGGAATGCGGCAAAGCCTTCAAGGTCATCACCAAAAAGCACCTTGGCTCCCACGGATTGACCCCCGAGGAGTACAAGGAGAAGCACGGCCTCAAGAAGGGCACGCCCCTGGTCTGCAAGGCCTTGCAGCGTGACCGTCGCAAGAAAATGAAGGAAATGCGGCTATGGGAAAAGAAAGCCCAGAAGGCCGCGAAATAA
- a CDS encoding Hsp20/alpha crystallin family protein has translation MNENAAKTEKGLPRVKPATDIIETDDGFLLLLDMPGVDKEHLVIDLNEDEIKISGKAEYDAPEKRKIGHVEFGSGEYFRSFTLSHIVDKERIKATLKNGVVEVSLPKAAKAQPRKIEIQAG, from the coding sequence ATGAACGAAAACGCCGCCAAGACCGAAAAGGGATTGCCCCGGGTCAAACCGGCCACGGATATCATCGAGACCGATGACGGGTTCCTGCTCCTGCTGGATATGCCCGGCGTGGACAAGGAGCATCTGGTCATCGACTTAAACGAGGATGAGATAAAAATTTCCGGCAAGGCGGAATACGACGCCCCGGAAAAACGCAAGATCGGGCATGTGGAATTCGGCTCGGGCGAATACTTCCGCAGCTTCACCCTGTCGCACATTGTGGACAAGGAGCGGATCAAGGCCACCCTGAAAAACGGGGTGGTGGAGGTGAGCCTGCCCAAGGCCGCCAAGGCCCAGCCGCGTAAGATCGAAATTCAGGCCGGATAG
- a CDS encoding Hsp20/alpha crystallin family protein, producing MVIDLSPFYGTSNPFDRLLESLWTPLSISQRSLAYPPLNISEDAESIYVQCEIPGMDIGDLDLTLTDSSLVIKGERKGVKGKFYRQERPTGFFQRVVNIQAGISRDKVTAKMKDGVLEVVIPKAEESKPKKISIDAQ from the coding sequence ATGGTTATCGATTTGAGTCCTTTTTACGGCACGTCGAATCCCTTCGACAGGCTGCTCGAATCGCTCTGGACGCCGCTTTCCATAAGCCAGAGGAGTCTGGCCTATCCCCCGCTCAACATCAGCGAGGATGCAGAGAGCATTTACGTCCAGTGCGAGATCCCGGGCATGGACATTGGCGACCTGGATCTGACCTTGACCGATTCGAGCCTGGTCATCAAGGGCGAACGAAAGGGCGTCAAGGGGAAATTCTACCGCCAGGAACGGCCCACGGGCTTTTTCCAGCGGGTGGTGAACATCCAGGCGGGAATTAGCCGGGACAAGGTCACGGCCAAGATGAAAGACGGCGTCCTGGAGGTGGTCATCCCCAAGGCGGAAGAGAGCAAGCCCAAAAAAATCAGCATCGACGCCCAGTAG
- a CDS encoding FmdB family zinc ribbon protein, with protein sequence MPLYEYACPACDAHFEELVSVHSDAPPKCPRCGHEACTRVLSATSAVRPGQTTLPRFETHSSGCGGGGFS encoded by the coding sequence GTGCCCCTCTACGAATACGCCTGCCCCGCCTGCGATGCCCATTTCGAGGAACTGGTGTCCGTGCATAGCGACGCGCCCCCGAAGTGTCCCCGCTGCGGCCACGAGGCCTGCACCCGCGTCCTGTCCGCCACCTCGGCCGTGCGCCCGGGACAGACCACCCTGCCCCGCTTCGAAACCCATTCCTCGGGATGCGGCGGCGGCGGGTTCTCCTGA
- the htpG gene encoding molecular chaperone HtpG — translation MPDKNPGSTHEFKAEIRQLLEIITHSIYTNREIFLRELVSNASDALDKLRFETGRGTAVANPELPLEIRITADKEAGILTIADTGLGMTHDELIENIGTIARSGSAEFLKKLADNKDAASGIIGRFGVGFYSVFMVAKNVVLTTKSLLSDAPAVRWESDGSGSYAITSGPEDAVRGTRIEIHLKDEAKEFADPERIKTIIRKHSNFISFPIYVGEEKVNTVPALWRESKFSVTPEQYKEFYEFLTFDTEEPLLTIHVSVDAPVQFNALLFIPKTPMDLFGMRPEARGLDLYVRRVLIQHETKDLLPEFLGFVRGVVDTEDLPLNISRETLQENRVLRKIASTITKQVLDRLGQMAKDDAEKYADFWREHGRVMKLGYGDYLHREAFADLVRFESSALPPEPGKPAPLASLADYVTRAKSGQKNIYFLSGPSRAALDLNPTLEIFRDKGLEVLYLLEPIDEFVMESVRAYKELTLTSADRAAPGDLAAFESVAAADAPAPLSADQQAALPGLTAAVKAVLGERVVDVRLSERLRKSPSCLVGPDGDPSAGMQKIMRMLAKDETPPKKILELNPDHPLLRNLLRIHQASPDDPFLATAANQLLDAALLLDGYLADPHQMVDRVTSILTDASGWYADLKK, via the coding sequence ATGCCGGACAAAAATCCGGGTTCCACCCATGAGTTCAAGGCCGAGATACGCCAACTGCTGGAGATCATCACCCATTCCATCTACACCAATCGCGAAATCTTTTTGCGCGAACTCGTCTCCAACGCCTCCGACGCCCTGGACAAGCTGCGCTTCGAGACCGGGCGCGGCACGGCCGTGGCCAATCCCGAACTGCCGCTGGAAATCCGCATCACGGCCGACAAGGAGGCGGGCATCCTGACCATCGCCGACACGGGCCTGGGCATGACCCATGACGAACTCATCGAGAACATCGGCACCATCGCCCGTTCCGGGTCCGCCGAATTCCTGAAAAAGCTCGCCGACAACAAGGACGCCGCCTCGGGCATCATCGGCCGCTTCGGGGTGGGATTTTATTCCGTGTTCATGGTGGCCAAAAACGTGGTCCTGACCACGAAATCCCTGCTTTCCGACGCGCCCGCCGTGCGCTGGGAGTCCGACGGTTCCGGCTCCTACGCCATTACCTCCGGCCCCGAAGACGCCGTCCGGGGCACGCGCATCGAGATCCATTTGAAGGACGAGGCCAAGGAATTCGCCGACCCCGAGCGCATCAAGACCATCATCCGCAAGCATTCCAACTTCATTTCCTTCCCCATTTACGTGGGCGAGGAGAAGGTCAACACCGTCCCGGCCCTGTGGCGGGAATCCAAGTTCTCGGTCACGCCCGAGCAGTACAAGGAGTTCTACGAGTTTTTGACCTTCGACACCGAGGAGCCGCTTCTGACCATCCACGTCTCCGTGGATGCGCCGGTACAGTTCAACGCCCTGCTTTTCATCCCCAAAACCCCCATGGACCTCTTCGGCATGCGCCCCGAGGCCCGGGGCCTGGACCTCTACGTGCGCCGGGTGCTCATCCAGCACGAGACCAAGGATCTTCTGCCCGAATTTCTGGGATTCGTGCGCGGCGTGGTGGACACCGAAGACCTGCCCCTGAACATCTCCCGGGAGACCCTCCAGGAGAACCGGGTGCTGCGCAAGATCGCCTCCACCATCACCAAGCAGGTTCTCGACCGGCTGGGACAGATGGCCAAGGACGACGCCGAGAAATACGCCGACTTCTGGCGCGAGCACGGCCGGGTCATGAAGCTCGGCTACGGCGACTACCTGCACCGCGAGGCCTTTGCGGATCTTGTGCGCTTCGAGTCCTCGGCGCTTCCCCCGGAACCCGGCAAGCCCGCGCCCCTGGCCTCGCTGGCCGACTACGTCACACGGGCCAAATCCGGCCAGAAAAACATCTACTTCCTCTCCGGCCCCTCCAGGGCCGCCCTGGACTTAAACCCCACCCTGGAAATCTTCCGGGACAAGGGCCTTGAGGTCCTCTATCTGCTGGAGCCCATCGACGAATTCGTCATGGAATCCGTGCGCGCCTACAAGGAACTGACCCTGACCTCCGCCGACCGGGCCGCGCCCGGCGATCTGGCCGCCTTCGAGAGCGTGGCCGCGGCGGACGCCCCGGCCCCCCTGTCTGCGGACCAGCAGGCCGCCCTGCCCGGCCTGACGGCCGCCGTCAAGGCCGTCCTGGGCGAACGGGTTGTCGACGTGCGCCTGTCCGAACGCCTGCGCAAGAGCCCCTCCTGCCTGGTCGGTCCCGACGGCGACCCCTCGGCCGGGATGCAAAAGATCATGCGCATGCTGGCCAAGGACGAGACCCCGCCAAAAAAGATCCTGGAGCTCAACCCCGACCATCCGCTTCTGCGCAACCTTTTGCGCATCCACCAGGCAAGCCCGGACGACCCGTTTTTGGCCACGGCCGCCAACCAGCTTTTGGACGCGGCCCTGCTCCTGGACGGCTATCTGGCCGACCCGCACCAGATGGTGGACCGGGTCACCTCCATCCTGACCGACGCCAGCGGTTGGTACGCCGACCTGAAGAAATAG
- the gap gene encoding type I glyceraldehyde-3-phosphate dehydrogenase, translating to MTKLKVGINGFGRIGRQVLKAMREQHPESMEVVAVNDLFDVKTNAHLLRYDTNYGRSTFDVEVKDDVIVFGGWEIKNFALRDPREIPWGAMGVDVVIESTGIFRTGPKAKAHLDAGAKKVIISSPAKEEDITIVLGVNDHLYDPEKHHILSNASCTTNCLAPAVKVVHEKFGIISGLLCTIHSYTNDQRILDLPHKDLRRARAAAMNIIPTSTGAAQAVALVIPELKGKFGGYSLRVPTPTVSVVDFACTLEKSTTTEELRASLRAASEGGLKGILGYATEPLVSMDYKGDPRSGIIEEEYTVVQNGNLAKVVAWYDNEWGYSCRVGDLIKLMAAKGI from the coding sequence ATGACCAAACTCAAGGTAGGCATCAACGGATTTGGCCGCATCGGCCGCCAGGTGCTGAAAGCCATGCGCGAGCAGCACCCCGAATCCATGGAAGTGGTGGCCGTCAACGACCTCTTTGACGTCAAAACCAACGCGCACCTGCTGCGCTACGACACCAACTACGGCCGTTCCACGTTCGACGTCGAGGTAAAAGACGACGTCATCGTCTTCGGCGGCTGGGAGATCAAGAATTTCGCCCTGCGCGATCCCAGGGAGATTCCCTGGGGGGCCATGGGCGTGGACGTGGTCATCGAGTCCACGGGCATCTTCCGCACCGGCCCCAAGGCCAAGGCCCACCTGGACGCCGGGGCCAAGAAGGTCATCATCTCCTCCCCGGCCAAGGAAGAGGACATCACCATCGTGCTCGGGGTCAACGACCACCTGTACGATCCCGAGAAGCACCACATCCTCTCCAACGCCTCCTGCACCACCAACTGCCTGGCCCCGGCCGTGAAGGTGGTGCACGAGAAGTTCGGCATCATCAGCGGACTTTTGTGCACCATCCATTCCTACACCAACGACCAGCGCATCCTGGACCTGCCGCACAAGGATCTGCGCCGGGCCCGGGCTGCGGCCATGAACATCATCCCCACCTCCACGGGCGCGGCCCAGGCCGTGGCCCTGGTCATTCCGGAGCTCAAAGGCAAGTTCGGCGGCTATTCCCTGCGCGTGCCCACGCCCACGGTGTCGGTCGTGGATTTCGCCTGCACCCTGGAGAAATCCACCACCACCGAGGAGTTGCGCGCCTCGCTTCGGGCCGCCTCCGAGGGCGGGCTCAAGGGCATCCTGGGCTACGCCACCGAGCCCCTGGTCTCCATGGACTACAAGGGCGACCCCCGTTCGGGCATCATTGAGGAAGAATACACCGTGGTCCAAAACGGCAACCTGGCCAAGGTCGTGGCCTGGTACGACAACGAATGGGGCTATTCCTGCCGCGTGGGCGACCTGATCAAGCTCATGGCCGCAAAGGGCATCTAG
- a CDS encoding GAF domain-containing protein, whose protein sequence is MDRYERFYRGLHEAVSAINSSLDPATVLEKIVEQTAKAMDAKGCTLRLLGKSGKMLRAGATYGLSRNYLRKGPVEVAKSEVDREALFGGGVVCIADACADPRFQYPEAAREEGIHAVAVAPLTVDGKAIGVLRVYAGDVREFDAAEKEFLQSIADLSAIAIENARLHQALKTDYEMLTAYEYRIFED, encoded by the coding sequence ATGGACAGATACGAGCGATTCTACAGGGGACTGCATGAGGCCGTGTCGGCCATCAATTCCAGCCTCGATCCCGCCACCGTCCTGGAAAAGATCGTGGAGCAGACGGCCAAGGCCATGGACGCCAAGGGCTGCACCCTGCGGCTTCTGGGCAAATCCGGAAAAATGCTGCGGGCCGGGGCGACGTATGGCTTAAGCCGCAACTACCTGCGCAAGGGCCCGGTCGAAGTGGCCAAAAGCGAGGTGGACCGCGAGGCCCTGTTCGGCGGCGGCGTGGTGTGCATCGCCGACGCCTGCGCCGATCCGCGCTTCCAATATCCCGAGGCCGCCCGGGAAGAGGGCATCCACGCCGTGGCCGTGGCCCCGCTTACCGTGGACGGAAAGGCCATCGGCGTGCTGCGGGTCTACGCCGGAGACGTGCGCGAGTTCGATGCGGCGGAAAAGGAATTTCTTCAGTCCATTGCAGACCTAAGCGCCATCGCCATCGAGAACGCCAGGCTGCATCAGGCGCTGAAAACCGACTACGAGATGCTCACGGCGTATGAATACCGTATTTTCGAGGACTAA
- a CDS encoding MarR family winged helix-turn-helix transcriptional regulator, whose translation MTTVCPGERLHDLFREVFALRDLLALGMDAVHERSGLRTPQVRVADLLGRLDSATVPDMAAALGLSRQCVQIVCNELRDMGLAAFVDNPRHKRSKRMVLTDVGRDRLAAVRKNEAAIITGLLPDCDGAAVGDALALLRSIRVALRALSEKDPGEGGPFPLSLLRHRPAGKTPHGHPSHTDANSS comes from the coding sequence ATGACGACTGTCTGCCCGGGGGAGCGGCTGCACGACCTTTTTCGCGAGGTTTTCGCCCTGCGGGATCTCCTGGCGCTGGGCATGGACGCGGTGCATGAACGCTCCGGACTGCGCACGCCCCAGGTCCGGGTGGCGGACCTGCTCGGCCGCCTGGATTCGGCCACGGTGCCGGATATGGCCGCCGCCCTGGGCCTTTCGCGCCAGTGCGTGCAGATCGTGTGCAACGAATTGCGGGACATGGGGCTGGCGGCCTTCGTGGACAATCCCCGCCACAAACGATCAAAGCGCATGGTGTTGACCGACGTTGGCCGCGACCGGCTGGCCGCCGTCAGGAAAAACGAGGCGGCCATCATCACCGGGTTGCTGCCGGATTGCGACGGGGCCGCCGTGGGTGACGCCCTGGCGCTGCTTCGCAGCATCCGCGTCGCCCTTCGTGCCCTTTCTGAAAAAGACCCCGGGGAAGGCGGCCCTTTCCCGTTGTCCCTCCTCCGACATCGTCCTGCCGGGAAAACGCCACACGGACACCCTTCCCATACGGACGCGAATAGTTCATAG
- a CDS encoding methyltransferase family protein encodes MNTTMPSASPLPDSPGVYIMPPRIFLVCLLAGVVLHWVAPWPVPGLPRVFGLAAGLILAGSGFAFMMWGHTLFTRLGVNVKTIRPASMLVATGAYAWSRNPMYVGFLAMLAGLGLAAGSVWMVLTVLPMAFSLGLYVIPREEAYLARRFGSDYETYRRSVRRWL; translated from the coding sequence ATGAATACCACCATGCCCTCAGCCAGCCCTCTCCCCGATTCCCCGGGGGTGTACATCATGCCGCCCCGGATTTTTCTGGTGTGCCTCCTGGCCGGGGTGGTCCTCCACTGGGTTGCGCCGTGGCCCGTCCCCGGGCTGCCCCGGGTTTTTGGGCTGGCGGCGGGTCTGATCCTGGCCGGTTCGGGCTTCGCCTTCATGATGTGGGGGCATACCCTTTTCACCAGGCTCGGGGTGAATGTGAAGACCATTCGCCCCGCGAGCATGCTTGTCGCCACCGGGGCCTACGCCTGGAGCCGCAACCCGATGTATGTGGGCTTTCTGGCCATGCTGGCCGGACTGGGGCTGGCGGCGGGCAGCGTCTGGATGGTCTTGACCGTCCTGCCCATGGCCTTCTCTCTAGGGCTGTACGTGATTCCGCGCGAGGAGGCGTATCTGGCGCGACGATTCGGATCGGATTACGAAACCTATCGGCGCTCCGTCCGCCGGTGGCTGTGA
- a CDS encoding type II toxin-antitoxin system Phd/YefM family antitoxin, whose amino-acid sequence MKTATATALKNNLGEVMQAVALEPVRITKQGRDYAVMLSITEYERLTALEDDWWAQRARQAEAEGGYLGEEESMTFLTERLRGL is encoded by the coding sequence ATGAAGACCGCCACCGCGACCGCGTTGAAAAACAATCTGGGGGAGGTCATGCAGGCTGTGGCCCTGGAGCCGGTGCGCATCACCAAGCAGGGCCGGGACTATGCCGTGATGCTGTCGATCACGGAATACGAGCGGCTGACCGCGCTTGAGGACGACTGGTGGGCGCAGCGGGCCAGGCAGGCCGAGGCCGAGGGCGGCTACCTGGGCGAAGAGGAAAGCATGACGTTTCTGACGGAGCGGCTGCGTGGCCTGTAA
- a CDS encoding type II toxin-antitoxin system RelE family toxin: MACKLDMGREAAKFLETLPPKQFRQVVLRMFELLREPLGPDTLALRGHADFRRADIGEYRIIYRQEAEVVRVALIGKRNDDEVYRRFKRL; the protein is encoded by the coding sequence GTGGCCTGTAAGCTGGACATGGGGCGCGAGGCCGCGAAATTTCTGGAGACGCTGCCGCCCAAACAGTTCCGGCAGGTGGTGTTGCGGATGTTTGAGCTTTTGCGCGAGCCGCTTGGGCCGGACACGTTGGCGCTGCGCGGGCACGCCGACTTCCGCCGGGCGGATATCGGGGAATATCGCATCATCTACCGCCAGGAGGCGGAGGTGGTGAGGGTGGCGCTGATCGGGAAGAGAAACGACGACGAGGTGTATCGGAGGTTCAAGAGATTGTAG
- a CDS encoding DNA polymerase III subunit delta produces the protein MIKNRVERLLGESGEVFTREVFQGDEEIPAAFWRALTAPSLFAEPKAVILRRADSLPEDFWPKLKGPLSGFAAHVWPMICLEKPFGKKGPTFPKALSTQPYYQVAEKRRWIWTSPGLTRRDMAPMLKDWVASKNLSFAPGVLDALAAVLPEDMAMAGRELEKIELLARSRSDAPPAADDKTPLPGRIEQADLSLLAYRPGMDAFAFLNAFAKRGAEAAIWREIFEQSLSPEDMIFKFLGLLRSDARQMWQIHMGEAEAVRLPPFVKSQKEAMARRLGAHGLTRLFDLAMEAELGIKSGSRNPDQAMELLAAELFSLFSR, from the coding sequence ATGATCAAAAACCGCGTGGAGCGCCTGCTCGGCGAATCCGGCGAGGTCTTCACCCGCGAGGTCTTCCAGGGCGACGAGGAAATCCCCGCCGCCTTCTGGCGGGCGCTCACGGCCCCGTCCCTTTTCGCCGAACCCAAGGCCGTGATCCTGCGCCGGGCCGACTCCCTGCCCGAGGACTTCTGGCCCAAGCTCAAAGGCCCCCTGTCGGGTTTCGCCGCCCACGTCTGGCCCATGATCTGCCTGGAAAAGCCCTTCGGCAAAAAGGGGCCGACCTTCCCCAAGGCCCTCTCCACCCAGCCCTACTACCAGGTGGCCGAGAAACGCCGCTGGATATGGACCTCCCCAGGCCTCACCCGCCGGGACATGGCCCCCATGCTCAAAGATTGGGTCGCCTCGAAAAACCTGTCCTTCGCCCCCGGGGTGCTCGACGCCTTGGCCGCCGTGCTGCCCGAGGACATGGCCATGGCCGGGCGCGAGCTGGAAAAAATCGAGCTTTTGGCCCGCTCCCGCAGCGACGCGCCGCCTGCCGCCGACGACAAAACACCCCTGCCCGGACGCATCGAGCAGGCCGACCTGTCGCTTTTGGCCTATAGGCCGGGCATGGACGCCTTCGCGTTCCTCAACGCCTTTGCCAAGCGCGGCGCCGAGGCCGCCATCTGGCGCGAAATTTTTGAGCAAAGCCTGTCGCCCGAGGACATGATCTTCAAATTCCTGGGCCTTTTGCGCAGCGACGCCCGCCAGATGTGGCAAATCCACATGGGCGAGGCCGAGGCCGTACGCCTGCCGCCCTTCGTCAAGTCGCAAAAGGAGGCCATGGCCCGTCGCCTGGGCGCTCACGGCCTGACGCGCCTTTTCGACCTGGCCATGGAGGCCGAATTGGGCATCAAGTCCGGGTCGAGAAACCCGGATCAGGCCATGGAACTGCTGGCCGCAGAGCTTTTTTCCCTTTTTTCGCGATGA
- the radC gene encoding RadC family protein, which yields MLIKESHPHYHGHRKRLKERLAENPRGLAEYEVLELLLSYANPRRDNKPLAKALLERFGSLRGVFSARAAELTAVDGFGQGYAQFWMLWREFWARINEDPVRKRAVLSSPDVVARMAMARLGSLEDEEFWLALVDNKNRLIGWEQVSKGTVDQTAVYPREVLALALLRKASGVILVHNHPGNDPKPSRQDVELTKRIITAAREVDLRVLDHLVVTEKSYFSFQSEGML from the coding sequence ATGCTTATTAAGGAAAGTCACCCCCATTACCACGGGCACCGCAAGCGGCTCAAAGAACGGCTGGCGGAAAATCCCCGGGGCCTTGCGGAATACGAGGTGTTGGAGCTGCTTTTGAGCTACGCCAACCCCCGCCGTGACAACAAACCCCTGGCCAAGGCCCTGCTTGAGCGTTTCGGCAGTCTGCGCGGGGTCTTTTCGGCCAGAGCGGCCGAATTGACCGCCGTGGACGGATTCGGCCAGGGCTATGCCCAGTTTTGGATGCTGTGGCGGGAGTTCTGGGCCCGGATCAACGAGGATCCGGTACGGAAACGGGCGGTCTTAAGCAGCCCCGACGTGGTGGCCCGCATGGCCATGGCCCGTCTGGGGTCGCTTGAGGACGAGGAATTCTGGCTGGCCCTGGTGGACAACAAAAACCGGCTCATCGGCTGGGAACAGGTCAGCAAGGGCACCGTGGACCAGACCGCCGTCTATCCCCGGGAGGTTTTGGCCCTGGCCCTTTTGCGCAAGGCCAGCGGGGTGATCCTGGTGCACAACCACCCGGGAAACGATCCCAAGCCCTCCCGGCAGGATGTGGAGCTCACCAAGCGCATCATCACCGCCGCCCGGGAAGTGGATTTGCGGGTTCTGGACCACCTAGTGGTCACGGAAAAAAGCTATTTCAGTTTCCAGTCCGAGGGCATGCTGTAG
- a CDS encoding acylphosphatase, with product MEKSLHCIVSGKVQGVYFRAFVQEQADSLGLCGWVRNLADGKVEVLVQGAEEAQKALTERLWQGPALARVEHVEANHIDYDKSYPGFAIRG from the coding sequence ATGGAAAAGAGCTTACATTGCATCGTCTCCGGGAAGGTGCAGGGCGTCTATTTTCGCGCCTTCGTCCAGGAGCAGGCCGATAGTCTGGGGCTTTGCGGCTGGGTGCGCAACCTGGCGGACGGCAAGGTGGAAGTGCTGGTCCAGGGGGCCGAAGAGGCCCAAAAGGCCCTCACCGAGCGTCTGTGGCAGGGACCGGCCCTGGCCCGGGTGGAGCATGTGGAGGCCAACCACATCGACTACGACAAGTCCTACCCGGGCTTCGCCATCCGCGGCTGA